Proteins from a genomic interval of Eschrichtius robustus isolate mEscRob2 chromosome 18, mEscRob2.pri, whole genome shotgun sequence:
- the KCTD4 gene encoding BTB/POZ domain-containing protein KCTD4, producing the protein MERKINRREKEKEYEGKHNSLEDADQGKNCKSTLMTLNVGGYLYITQKQTLTKYPDTFLEGIVNGKILCPFDADGHYFIDRDGLLFRHVLNFLRNGELLLPEGFRENQLLAQEAEFFQLKGLAEEVKSRWEKEQLTPRETTFLEITDNHDRSQGLRIFCNAPDFISKIKSRIVLVSKSRLDGFPEEFSISSNIIQFKYFIKSENGTRLVLKEDNTFVCTLETLKFEAIMMALKCGFRLLTSLDCSKGSIVHSDALHFIK; encoded by the coding sequence ATGGAGCGTAaaataaacagaagagaaaaagaaaaggagtatGAAGGGAAACACAACAGCCTGGAAGATGCTGACCAGGGAAAGAACTGCAAATCCACCCTGATGACCCTCAACGTTGGTGGATACTTATACATTACTCAGAAACAAACACTGACCAAGTACCCAGACACTTTCCTTGAAGGTATAGTAAATGGAAAAATCCTCTGCCCATTTGATGCCGATGGTCATTATTTCATAGACAGGGATGGGCTCCTCTTCAGGCATGTTCTAAACTTCCTACGAAATGGAGAACTTCTACTGCCAGAAGGGTTTCGAGAAAATCAACTTCTCGCACAAGAAGCAGAATTCTTTCAGCTCAAGGGACTGGCGGAGGAAGTGAAGTCCAGGTGGGAAaaagaacagctaacacccagGGAGACTACTTTCTTGGAAATAACAGATAACCATGATCGCTCACAAGGACTGAGAATCTTCTGTAATGCTCCTGATttcatatcaaaaataaaatctcGCATTGTTCTGGTGTCCAAAAGCAGGCTGGATGGCTTTCCAGAGGAGTTTTCAATATCGTCAAACATCATTCAATTTAAATACTTCATAAAGTCTGAAAATGGCACTCGACttgtactgaaggaagacaaCACCTTTGTCTGCACCTTGGAAACTCTTAAGTTCGAGGCCATAATGATGGCCTTAAAGTGTGGTTTTAGACTGCTGACCAGCCTGGATTGCTCCAAAGGGTCGATTGTTCACAGCGATGCACTTCATTTTATCAAGTAA